From a single Cupriavidus taiwanensis LMG 19424 genomic region:
- a CDS encoding IclR family transcriptional regulator, which produces MSEIEEEDAKLRSGIQSIEVGFRLLQALAASPRAMMLRDLAAAADMNPAKAHRYLVSFMRLGAVAQDPVSGRYDLGPFALQLGLAGLNRLDPVKKARPILSQLRDELDLTAGIAVWGNHGPTVVHWEESSHPVTVSLRLGDVMPMLNSATGRLYGAYLPRKQTLPLIERELGARGHDVMPDMPRTLADYDAICAEVRKHGAARTLGGVLPGINAFSMPVFDANGHLAMGLIVLGAQSIFDAEWGGTMDRRVRAIAQQLSSELGYLGAATLAGQTGPA; this is translated from the coding sequence ATGTCAGAGATCGAAGAAGAAGACGCCAAGCTGCGTTCCGGCATCCAGTCCATCGAGGTGGGCTTCAGGCTGCTGCAGGCGCTGGCGGCATCGCCGCGCGCCATGATGCTGCGCGACCTGGCCGCCGCCGCCGACATGAACCCGGCCAAGGCCCATCGCTACCTGGTCAGCTTCATGCGGCTGGGCGCGGTGGCGCAGGATCCGGTGAGCGGGCGCTATGACCTCGGGCCGTTCGCCTTGCAACTCGGGCTGGCGGGCCTGAACCGACTCGATCCGGTCAAGAAGGCGCGCCCGATCCTGTCGCAGCTGCGCGACGAACTGGACCTGACCGCCGGCATTGCCGTGTGGGGCAACCACGGTCCCACGGTAGTGCACTGGGAAGAATCCAGCCATCCGGTCACGGTCAGTTTGCGCCTGGGCGACGTGATGCCGATGCTGAACTCGGCCACCGGCCGGCTTTACGGCGCCTACCTGCCGCGCAAGCAGACGCTGCCGCTGATCGAGCGCGAGCTGGGCGCGCGCGGCCATGACGTCATGCCTGACATGCCGCGCACGCTGGCCGACTACGACGCAATCTGCGCCGAGGTGCGCAAGCACGGTGCCGCGCGCACGCTCGGCGGCGTGCTGCCGGGCATCAATGCGTTCTCGATGCCGGTGTTCGACGCCAACGGCCATCTCGCCATGGGACTGATCGTGCTGGGCGCGCAAAGCATATTCGATGCAGAATGGGGCGGTACGATGGATCGCCGCGTGCGCGCCATCGCCCAACAGCTCTCATCGGAACTCGGCTACCTTGGTGCCGCCACCCTGGCCGGACAAACCGGCCCCGCCTGA
- a CDS encoding DUF3108 domain-containing protein — protein MIALVLLVHLLAVVGLVRMPGPLIPVDVSNTPTLEAVLLPPPAPPAPPKPRPIARAPRPQPKPAAPRAEPEVPAPAPEPAPPLATSPQGTAAMAAGSGGEGSAAAPAAAAPAPSGGPQGGVNGVRYSAPPSATMHYASFVNGVQNPDGLIRWEQDGSRYRLAVETRVLWFRFAFQSSGALAEQGLLPERYEERRRNKVEASRIDAAAGTVAFASGAQAPFPPGAQDRFSVFLQLVGLVRGNPQRYVTPGVTESFQVADTRDVEPMQVQYVGEVELDTGQGVVRAKHFVRLPRRANDRRRVEVWLAQSLGWMPVRLRQTEPDGTQIDLVYRGKEGP, from the coding sequence GTGATTGCGCTGGTGCTGCTGGTCCACCTGCTGGCGGTGGTGGGGCTGGTGCGCATGCCCGGTCCGCTGATCCCGGTCGACGTCAGCAACACGCCCACGCTGGAAGCCGTGCTGCTGCCGCCGCCGGCGCCACCGGCCCCACCGAAGCCGAGGCCGATCGCCCGCGCGCCGCGTCCGCAGCCCAAGCCCGCGGCGCCGCGCGCCGAACCCGAAGTGCCGGCCCCGGCCCCCGAGCCGGCGCCGCCGCTCGCCACCAGCCCGCAGGGCACTGCCGCGATGGCTGCCGGTAGCGGCGGCGAAGGCAGCGCGGCAGCGCCCGCCGCCGCCGCGCCGGCTCCGTCCGGCGGGCCGCAGGGCGGCGTCAACGGCGTGCGCTACAGCGCGCCCCCGTCGGCAACCATGCACTACGCCAGCTTCGTCAACGGCGTGCAGAACCCGGACGGCCTGATCCGCTGGGAGCAGGACGGCAGCCGCTACCGCCTGGCCGTCGAGACCCGCGTGCTGTGGTTCCGCTTCGCCTTCCAGAGCAGCGGCGCGCTGGCCGAGCAGGGGCTGCTGCCGGAGCGCTACGAAGAGCGCCGCCGCAACAAGGTCGAGGCCTCGCGCATCGACGCCGCGGCGGGTACCGTGGCCTTTGCCTCGGGCGCGCAGGCGCCGTTCCCGCCCGGCGCGCAGGACCGCTTCAGCGTTTTCCTGCAACTGGTGGGGCTGGTGCGCGGCAATCCGCAGCGCTATGTCACGCCCGGTGTGACGGAATCGTTCCAGGTGGCGGACACCCGGGATGTCGAACCCATGCAAGTGCAGTATGTTGGAGAGGTCGAACTCGACACCGGCCAGGGCGTGGTCCGCGCCAAGCACTTCGTGCGGCTGCCGCGCCGCGCCAACGACAGGCGCCGCGTCGAGGTCTGGCTGGCACAGTCGCTGGGCTGGATGCCGGTGCGGTTGCGCCAGACCGAGCCCGACGGCACGCAGATCGACCTGGTGTACCGCGGCAAGGAAGGACCGTAG
- a CDS encoding alpha/beta fold hydrolase has product MTVATPPTETRRIHADGAELHVRLDGADGPWVILAHALAADHTLWDITARHLAGRYRVVRPDLRGHGASDAPLGPYTMTRLADDVVAVMDALQIPQAHFCGISVGGMVGQSMGLRHPERLLSLTLVATNSQTPMEAHPMWHNRIGQAEAHGMASLADATLGRWLTPAFHASHPDEVLRIRDMLVATPIRGYVGVAEAIMAFDLAGALSRIHCPTLVVAGEQDQGATVAMAQSIAAAIAGSRLEVVPQAAHLVHVEQPERFHAALDAFLGSAACGGQCDVP; this is encoded by the coding sequence ATGACCGTTGCCACGCCGCCCACCGAAACCCGCCGCATCCACGCCGATGGCGCCGAACTGCATGTGCGCCTGGACGGCGCCGACGGCCCATGGGTGATCCTGGCCCACGCCCTGGCGGCTGACCACACCCTGTGGGATATCACCGCCAGGCACCTGGCGGGCCGCTATCGCGTTGTGCGCCCGGACCTGCGCGGCCACGGCGCCAGCGATGCCCCGCTCGGTCCCTACACCATGACGCGGCTGGCCGACGACGTGGTCGCCGTGATGGACGCGCTGCAGATTCCGCAGGCGCATTTCTGCGGCATCTCGGTGGGCGGCATGGTGGGGCAGAGCATGGGGCTGCGCCATCCGGAGCGGCTGCTGTCGCTGACGCTGGTGGCGACGAATAGCCAGACGCCGATGGAAGCCCACCCGATGTGGCACAACCGCATCGGCCAGGCCGAGGCCCACGGCATGGCGAGCCTGGCCGACGCCACTCTTGGCCGCTGGCTGACGCCTGCGTTCCATGCGTCACATCCGGACGAGGTGTTGCGTATCCGCGACATGTTGGTGGCGACGCCGATACGCGGATACGTGGGTGTGGCCGAAGCCATCATGGCTTTCGACCTCGCGGGCGCGCTTTCTCGCATTCATTGTCCTACGCTGGTAGTAGCGGGCGAGCAGGACCAGGGCGCCACCGTGGCGATGGCGCAAAGCATTGCCGCGGCGATTGCCGGGTCCAGGCTCGAGGTGGTGCCGCAAGCGGCGCACCTGGTGCACGTGGAGCAGCCGGAACGCTTCCATGCCGCTCTGGACGCCTTCCTGGGGAGCGCCGCGTGCGGGGGCCAGTGCGACGTTCCGTGA